In Candidatus Neomarinimicrobiota bacterium, a single window of DNA contains:
- the grxD gene encoding Grx4 family monothiol glutaredoxin, with amino-acid sequence MDMKDEIQKTIDENMVVLYMKGTKEMPMCGFSNSVVQMMNNYGVPYVDVNVLENPEIRVNLSEITNWPTIPQLFINGEMVGGCDIALELHQSGELKKMLEVAEKKALSEDG; translated from the coding sequence ATGGATATGAAGGATGAGATTCAGAAAACAATTGATGAGAATATGGTGGTTCTTTATATGAAAGGGACTAAGGAAATGCCCATGTGCGGTTTCTCCAATTCTGTTGTTCAGATGATGAACAACTACGGAGTTCCTTATGTAGATGTGAATGTTCTGGAAAATCCTGAGATCAGGGTTAATCTTTCTGAGATTACCAACTGGCCCACTATACCGCAGCTTTTCATCAATGGTGAAATGGTAGGCGGCTGCGATATCGCACTTGAACTTCATCAGTCGGGGGAGTTAAAGAAGATGCTAGAGGTTGCTGAAAAGAAGGCGCTCTCAGAAGACGGCTGA
- a CDS encoding BolA family transcriptional regulator: protein MKTEEVQNLIEIGLDGAEAEVTDPQRTGDHFSATVAWRGFEGMSLIQQHQAVYKTLGDYLTKEIHALQLKTSAQ, encoded by the coding sequence ATGAAAACAGAGGAAGTCCAAAATCTAATTGAAATTGGCCTGGACGGTGCCGAGGCAGAGGTAACCGATCCTCAGAGAACCGGTGATCATTTCTCCGCTACAGTAGCCTGGCGCGGTTTTGAAGGCATGTCTCTCATCCAGCAGCATCAGGCTGTCTACAAAACTCTTGGTGACTACCTTACCAAGGAGATTCATGCACTGCAGTTGAAAACTTCGGCTCAATAA
- a CDS encoding glycosylasparaginase, producing the protein MSKVNPVVISTWYHGEKANDASAKVLLGRGSALDAVVAGAAVSEEDPTVMDVGYGGLPDEDGIVTLDAAVMGSDGRSGSVAGMGGIVNAAAVARKVMEETKHAMIVGEGAKRFALKMGFQEKDLLTEEAQRRWLEWKENPEQSTSWLNGQSNHETLGIVAMDQKGDLSGACTTSGAAWKIHGRVGDSPLIGAGLYVDNEVGAAAATGAGLEVIAVCGSFLVVENMRQGISAQKACENALQRIIDRHGGDVEFQVGFVALRKDGETGAASIMNPFEFALFRDGKNRLAKAKAMLDKHTSFYNIYR; encoded by the coding sequence ATGAGTAAGGTAAATCCCGTTGTTATTTCTACCTGGTATCACGGAGAGAAGGCCAATGATGCATCAGCAAAAGTCCTTTTGGGCCGTGGTTCTGCACTGGATGCGGTGGTGGCTGGTGCAGCGGTTTCAGAGGAGGATCCCACCGTCATGGACGTTGGCTACGGTGGACTGCCAGATGAGGATGGTATCGTCACTCTGGATGCCGCGGTCATGGGATCTGATGGTCGCAGCGGTTCGGTGGCAGGAATGGGAGGGATTGTCAATGCGGCAGCGGTGGCTAGGAAAGTGATGGAAGAGACCAAACACGCCATGATTGTTGGTGAAGGAGCGAAAAGATTTGCACTTAAGATGGGGTTCCAGGAAAAAGATCTTCTTACTGAAGAGGCACAAAGGCGGTGGCTGGAGTGGAAAGAAAATCCTGAGCAATCGACGTCATGGCTAAATGGTCAATCCAATCACGAAACATTGGGAATTGTTGCCATGGATCAGAAAGGTGATCTGTCTGGGGCATGTACCACCAGCGGTGCTGCATGGAAGATTCACGGTCGAGTGGGTGATTCACCTCTCATTGGTGCGGGGCTTTATGTGGACAATGAAGTAGGTGCTGCCGCAGCCACCGGGGCGGGTCTGGAAGTGATCGCCGTCTGTGGAAGTTTCCTAGTCGTAGAAAATATGCGGCAGGGAATCTCAGCCCAGAAAGCCTGTGAAAATGCTCTCCAGAGGATAATCGACAGGCACGGGGGAGATGTGGAATTTCAGGTCGGTTTTGTGGCCCTCAGGAAAGATGGTGAAACGGGCGCTGCTTCAATCATGAATCCATTTGAATTTGCTCTCTTTCGTGATGGTAAGAACCGGTTGGCGAAGGCAAAAGCAATGCTGGATAAACACACTTCGTTTTATAACATCTATCGATGA
- a CDS encoding NAD-dependent epimerase/dehydratase family protein produces MGILITGSSGYIGTELCRRLQADRSIGEIIGIDVLPPRETFEKLIFYERDCCNDLADIFQRQKIETVVHLVFVLNPMHDSKKMYRINVGTLENVLDNVKKFGIQRLVVTSSGTAYGAYPDNPERITEDMPIRGHTYQYANDKKIVEEKLAEFEKENSGVDIVIARPAVVCGAHIGNLISRYVSKPWVPLVKGSTARVQLLHEKDAADALFALVKEAKAGAYNLGPEETLTQDELVSITGGIQLRLGPRIIRMFSGLGWALRLKFLSEAPSSMLDFVEFSWVVDGSKIERETSFRYKHSSKDSLRDFVAATKQ; encoded by the coding sequence ATGGGTATTTTAATCACAGGATCGTCTGGTTACATCGGGACTGAGCTTTGCCGGCGTCTCCAAGCCGACCGATCAATAGGTGAGATTATCGGTATTGATGTTCTTCCCCCAAGAGAAACATTTGAAAAACTGATATTCTATGAGCGGGACTGTTGTAATGATCTCGCCGATATTTTCCAGAGACAAAAGATTGAGACAGTTGTTCATCTTGTGTTTGTACTCAACCCCATGCACGACAGCAAAAAGATGTACAGGATAAATGTGGGGACCCTGGAGAATGTCCTTGATAATGTGAAAAAGTTTGGAATTCAGCGTCTGGTGGTGACCAGTTCAGGGACAGCTTACGGGGCCTATCCTGACAATCCTGAACGGATCACTGAAGATATGCCTATCCGTGGCCATACATACCAGTATGCCAATGACAAGAAGATTGTTGAAGAAAAACTGGCCGAATTCGAAAAGGAAAACTCTGGGGTAGATATAGTAATTGCCCGCCCAGCGGTGGTTTGTGGTGCCCATATTGGAAACCTCATTTCTCGCTATGTTTCCAAACCTTGGGTTCCTTTGGTGAAAGGCTCTACTGCAAGAGTACAGCTTCTCCATGAAAAAGATGCCGCCGACGCACTGTTTGCTCTGGTTAAAGAAGCGAAAGCCGGAGCGTATAACCTTGGTCCGGAAGAAACTTTAACTCAGGATGAACTGGTCTCTATCACTGGCGGTATACAGTTGAGACTGGGGCCAAGGATCATCCGGATGTTTTCTGGTCTCGGGTGGGCACTCAGGTTAAAATTTCTTTCTGAGGCGCCCAGTTCCATGCTCGATTTTGTGGAGTTTTCCTGGGTGGTGGATGGTTCCAAAATAGAAAGAGAGACTTCTTTTCGGTATAAGCACTCTTCGAAGGATTCCTTGCGTGATTTTGTGGCTGCGACCAAGCAATAA
- the lysA gene encoding diaminopimelate decarboxylase translates to MAASKLNHPLLPVIADDRAMEALAQQYGTPLYVYVKKQLLSNLTNLDNDISSAFSNYQICFALKANTNPHLLSLMKESLPTLGADCSSPGELYIADEVGIEQERRIYTGNYESTKELKLAIESAEHLNLDDISSYERLRRFAIPKQVSFRLNPGFGSGSFPEIVTSGKEAKFGIPEEKIANAYRMSQEDGVKKFGIQCMSGSGNLDNDYFVHLLTAILENARKLEKELGFRFSFISLGGGYGIPYENNQEPLDSKELFGKLGKTFHEFYEPENGPVPKFMIEPGKIIIADAGFLLTRVTGIKESYKNFVGLDAGMNTFLRPALYKTYHKIFKVGEPDAPEKLVADFTGGICENTDRLATDRSFPEVEEGDLIAVMDVGAYGFSMANQYNTRPKPAEVLLENRKPRLIRRRETVEDIFSHTDWN, encoded by the coding sequence ATGGCGGCATCTAAATTAAACCACCCTTTGCTCCCCGTCATCGCTGATGACAGAGCCATGGAGGCACTAGCACAACAGTACGGTACTCCCCTTTATGTGTATGTCAAGAAACAGCTCCTGTCAAATCTTACCAACCTTGACAATGACATTTCTTCAGCCTTCTCTAATTATCAGATCTGTTTCGCCCTGAAAGCAAACACAAACCCCCACTTGCTCTCACTTATGAAGGAATCGCTCCCGACCCTGGGCGCCGACTGTTCATCACCCGGTGAACTGTATATTGCCGACGAAGTGGGCATTGAACAGGAGCGGCGTATTTATACAGGAAACTATGAGAGCACCAAGGAACTGAAACTGGCCATTGAATCGGCAGAACATTTGAACCTCGATGATATTTCATCTTATGAGAGGCTCAGGAGATTCGCTATTCCAAAACAGGTCTCATTCCGACTCAATCCCGGTTTCGGTAGCGGGAGCTTCCCTGAAATTGTCACCTCCGGCAAAGAAGCCAAATTCGGGATACCAGAAGAAAAGATCGCCAACGCTTATCGTATGTCCCAAGAGGATGGTGTTAAGAAATTCGGGATTCAGTGCATGAGCGGCTCAGGGAACCTAGACAATGACTATTTTGTCCATCTCCTCACTGCAATACTGGAAAACGCTCGGAAACTTGAGAAAGAACTTGGATTCAGATTCTCCTTTATCAGCCTAGGGGGCGGTTACGGCATTCCCTATGAGAACAATCAGGAGCCGCTGGATTCAAAAGAACTTTTTGGAAAGCTGGGTAAAACATTCCATGAATTCTATGAGCCTGAAAACGGTCCTGTCCCGAAGTTTATGATCGAGCCGGGGAAGATCATTATCGCTGATGCTGGTTTCCTTTTGACCCGCGTCACAGGAATCAAAGAGAGCTACAAGAACTTTGTTGGCCTGGACGCAGGTATGAATACATTCCTTCGTCCCGCCCTTTACAAAACGTATCACAAGATTTTCAAGGTCGGGGAGCCGGACGCACCGGAAAAGCTTGTGGCCGATTTCACCGGTGGCATCTGTGAAAACACCGACCGGCTGGCAACAGACAGATCTTTTCCGGAAGTAGAGGAAGGTGATCTGATCGCTGTCATGGACGTTGGTGCTTATGGCTTCAGTATGGCAAATCAATATAATACAAGACCCAAACCGGCAGAAGTGCTATTGGAGAACCGTAAGCCACGCCTTATCAGACGCCGAGAAACGGTGGAAGATATCTTTTCCCATACAGATTGGAACTGA
- the apaG gene encoding Co2+/Mg2+ efflux protein ApaG — protein MPEAVTNGLIVSVESEFIPERSNPDQPLFFFAYHITIRNEGDHPLTLKNRYWHITDAAGQVEEVRGPGVVGYQPRLEKDQSFQYTSFCPLRTEFGIMKGTYEMVWDDGETFDAEIPAFQLVTPHSVN, from the coding sequence TTGCCGGAAGCGGTCACAAATGGTCTTATCGTTTCAGTAGAGAGTGAATTCATTCCTGAACGCTCCAATCCTGACCAGCCTCTCTTTTTCTTCGCCTACCATATCACGATAAGGAATGAGGGTGACCACCCGCTTACGCTTAAGAACCGCTACTGGCACATCACCGACGCAGCCGGACAAGTAGAAGAAGTTCGGGGCCCTGGTGTTGTAGGTTATCAACCGCGGCTGGAAAAAGATCAGTCATTCCAATATACCAGTTTCTGCCCCCTTCGGACGGAATTCGGCATCATGAAAGGGACCTATGAGATGGTTTGGGACGACGGCGAAACCTTCGATGCAGAAATTCCTGCCTTTCAGCTGGTGACACCTCATTCGGTCAACTAA
- a CDS encoding aldehyde dehydrogenase family protein yields MKMLIHGKWVDKPEKINVLNPYDGNVLDTVPAGTVDDVKKAIESAAEGFTINRDMPVHRRISILKKTAKIMQTRFDELAKTIATEGSKTIKEARKEVGRAINTITISAEEARRLNGETIPFDSAEGSENRVGYYYRFPIGIIAAITPFNDPLNLVAHKLGPAIAGGNSVVLKPATVTPLSALKLAECLLEAGLPEKVLSVVTGYGNEIGDALVSDDRVRMISFTGGVEAGEEIMKKIGLKKVGMELGSNSPVIVMNDCDLDPAVESCVSGAFWAVGQNCIGVQRIYIHENIYSEFRNQFVVRTKQYKTGFQLDEDTDMGPMINEKEAIRVIKWVDEAVEMGAACLTGGIREGSLVQPTVMENMPTGAKLDCEEIFGPVVTLYKVSALDEAIEKSNEGNYGLHGAIFTSNINNAFHAIKHMDVGGIIINDSTDYRVDLMPFGGVKNSGLGREGIKFALQEMTEPKVVCFNL; encoded by the coding sequence ATGAAAATGCTCATCCATGGGAAATGGGTCGATAAACCTGAAAAAATCAACGTTCTAAATCCATACGACGGTAATGTGTTGGATACAGTTCCAGCAGGAACTGTGGACGACGTCAAGAAGGCAATAGAATCTGCAGCAGAAGGATTTACTATTAACAGAGACATGCCCGTACACAGAAGAATTTCCATCTTGAAAAAGACAGCTAAAATAATGCAAACCCGCTTCGATGAGTTGGCAAAAACTATTGCAACAGAAGGTTCAAAAACAATAAAAGAAGCTCGAAAGGAAGTGGGAAGAGCGATAAATACGATCACAATTTCTGCAGAAGAAGCCCGGCGGCTTAACGGTGAAACCATTCCATTTGATTCTGCGGAAGGTTCTGAAAATCGGGTCGGATACTATTATCGTTTCCCCATCGGGATCATCGCTGCCATTACACCTTTTAATGATCCGCTGAATCTGGTTGCTCATAAACTGGGGCCAGCCATAGCCGGTGGAAATTCTGTTGTATTGAAACCGGCAACCGTTACCCCGCTTTCAGCGCTGAAACTTGCGGAATGCTTATTAGAAGCAGGATTACCTGAAAAGGTTTTATCTGTCGTAACAGGCTACGGGAATGAGATCGGTGATGCTCTGGTCTCTGACGATCGTGTCCGAATGATCTCTTTCACTGGTGGTGTGGAAGCAGGGGAAGAGATTATGAAGAAAATTGGATTGAAGAAGGTCGGCATGGAGCTTGGGTCAAATTCTCCGGTGATCGTAATGAATGACTGCGACTTAGATCCAGCTGTGGAATCCTGTGTTTCCGGTGCTTTTTGGGCGGTGGGACAGAACTGCATCGGCGTTCAGCGGATTTACATCCATGAAAACATTTACAGTGAATTCAGAAATCAGTTTGTTGTCCGCACCAAACAATACAAAACTGGGTTTCAATTAGATGAAGACACAGACATGGGTCCCATGATCAATGAAAAAGAAGCAATACGCGTGATTAAATGGGTGGATGAAGCCGTGGAAATGGGAGCGGCTTGTCTCACGGGCGGTATTCGTGAAGGGAGCTTAGTTCAACCCACGGTTATGGAAAACATGCCCACTGGAGCGAAACTGGACTGCGAGGAGATTTTTGGACCCGTTGTGACGTTGTACAAAGTCAGCGCCCTGGATGAAGCCATTGAAAAATCCAATGAAGGAAACTATGGTCTGCATGGAGCGATTTTTACCAGCAATATTAACAACGCTTTTCACGCCATTAAGCACATGGATGTTGGAGGAATTATTATCAATGACTCCACTGATTACAGAGTGGATCTCATGCCATTTGGTGGTGTGAAAAACAGCGGACTCGGCAGAGAAGGAATTAAGTTTGCGTTACAGGAAATGACCGAACCAAAAGTTGTCTGTTTTAACTTATAA
- a CDS encoding Fis family transcriptional regulator → MAELIFSDVWARSWGERLATSDAYRTAADKWEGDIVMVLEPDAKMGIEKQSVYLDLMHGDCREARAATERDLDEAVYVISARAENWKKILEGSLDPIMALMRGKLKLEKGNLGSLLPHTSAAKELVVAAREIETDFPEGWN, encoded by the coding sequence ATGGCTGAACTGATTTTTAGTGATGTCTGGGCTAGATCCTGGGGTGAGAGGCTAGCTACCAGCGATGCCTATCGTACCGCCGCTGATAAATGGGAAGGTGATATTGTCATGGTTTTGGAACCTGATGCCAAAATGGGTATAGAAAAACAGAGTGTTTATCTTGATCTGATGCACGGTGACTGCCGAGAAGCGCGGGCTGCTACGGAAAGGGATTTGGATGAGGCAGTTTATGTCATATCAGCACGAGCGGAAAACTGGAAAAAGATTCTTGAAGGATCACTGGACCCCATCATGGCACTCATGCGGGGCAAGTTGAAACTGGAAAAAGGGAATTTGGGAAGCTTGTTACCTCACACCTCTGCTGCAAAGGAACTTGTGGTTGCAGCCCGTGAGATTGAAACCGATTTTCCTGAAGGTTGGAATTAG
- a CDS encoding sodium:alanine symporter family protein produces MAELTADLSDIVWGVWTIILLCGVGLLLTWKTKFVQVTNFVKSLRLISSGALKRDSLVEGTGDISPFQAFTTALSATIGNGNVAGVATAIAIGGPGAAFWMWTVSLFGMATKYAEAVLGVKYRQKAEDGTMLGGPMVYLKEGLGMNRLSLFFAISALFGGIGAGNMTQSNSIALVLFSDFGIPKWFSGLVLALALWAVIIGGIHRIGRVAEKLVPSMALVYVLSCLAILVVNITEVPGAFALIIRSAFSGTAAAGGFAGANVARAMAYGFRRGTISSEAGVGTAAIAHGASRTTDPHQQGIIGMMGVFIDTMVVSSMTALVLVSTGVWSSGLISTEMTSAAFKSVLPFGGAIIVLVSVLFGFTTMVGWAYYCEQSLRHAGGIKLSIPFRWVYCGLAGLGAIFQVKPLWDWADIFMGFMVFANLTALVALSGEVRKISRS; encoded by the coding sequence ATTGCCGAGCTAACGGCTGATTTGTCCGATATCGTCTGGGGTGTCTGGACAATCATTCTCCTTTGCGGAGTTGGTTTACTTCTTACTTGGAAAACCAAGTTTGTTCAGGTCACAAATTTTGTAAAATCCCTCAGGTTAATCTCCAGTGGTGCTTTGAAACGGGACAGTTTAGTAGAAGGAACCGGTGACATTTCTCCTTTCCAGGCTTTCACCACCGCACTCTCCGCCACCATCGGCAATGGAAATGTAGCGGGCGTTGCAACTGCCATTGCCATAGGTGGTCCCGGCGCCGCCTTCTGGATGTGGACAGTGTCTTTATTTGGAATGGCAACCAAATATGCGGAAGCTGTTCTTGGTGTAAAATATCGTCAAAAAGCTGAGGATGGGACCATGCTGGGAGGGCCTATGGTTTATCTCAAAGAAGGTCTTGGTATGAACCGGTTGAGTCTCTTTTTTGCTATCTCAGCCCTTTTCGGTGGGATCGGGGCCGGCAACATGACTCAGTCAAATTCTATTGCTTTGGTCCTGTTCAGTGATTTCGGCATTCCAAAATGGTTCAGTGGGCTGGTGCTGGCATTGGCACTTTGGGCAGTCATCATCGGTGGCATTCACAGGATAGGCCGCGTAGCGGAGAAACTTGTCCCTTCAATGGCGCTGGTTTATGTCCTCAGTTGTCTTGCTATACTCGTGGTGAATATTACAGAAGTACCCGGGGCATTTGCTTTGATTATCAGGAGTGCATTCAGTGGTACGGCTGCCGCCGGGGGATTTGCTGGTGCTAATGTGGCCAGAGCGATGGCTTACGGTTTTCGTCGGGGGACTATCTCCAGTGAGGCGGGTGTCGGTACTGCCGCAATTGCTCACGGTGCGTCACGAACCACGGATCCTCACCAGCAAGGTATTATCGGAATGATGGGTGTATTCATTGACACCATGGTTGTTTCAAGTATGACAGCTCTTGTGCTTGTTTCCACCGGTGTATGGTCCTCCGGCCTTATCAGTACCGAAATGACATCAGCTGCATTCAAAAGTGTGTTACCGTTCGGCGGTGCCATTATTGTGCTTGTATCGGTACTCTTCGGGTTTACAACAATGGTGGGATGGGCATACTACTGTGAACAGTCCCTCCGTCATGCCGGTGGAATAAAACTGTCCATCCCTTTTCGATGGGTCTATTGCGGACTTGCTGGTTTGGGTGCAATATTTCAGGTGAAACCACTCTGGGATTGGGCCGATATCTTCATGGGTTTCATGGTGTTTGCAAACCTTACAGCCCTTGTTGCCCTTAGCGGAGAGGTAAGAAAGATTAGTAGATCATGA
- a CDS encoding R2-like ligand-binding oxidase, protein MRTEFTTLSNGLNRNHVMSRLWEKAKKLGTWNPDDIDLSKDKTDWGNLSDSERDLTLNVATLFLSGEEAVTLDLLPLLSVVTGENRLEEEMYLTSFLWEEAKHVDFFHRYLDTVMTDSGDLSRYHTESYRAIFYETLPKAMALLKNDKSPQTQAEASVTYNIVVEGILAETGYNGWYQILQESGLLPGMLEGIKFVQRDESRHLRFGVYFISRLVAEHGDSVWDAVEKKMETLLMPAIGVINELFDYQEAKHGEVAFGLKREDFVDFAVVQFQKRMDRIEKSRELSLEDVMFKDLTEDFDPEPF, encoded by the coding sequence ATGAGAACTGAATTCACGACTCTCTCCAACGGTCTTAACAGAAATCATGTTATGTCTCGCCTCTGGGAAAAGGCGAAAAAGCTCGGCACTTGGAACCCGGATGACATTGACCTCTCTAAAGACAAAACTGACTGGGGAAACCTATCCGATTCTGAACGTGACCTTACATTGAATGTTGCCACACTCTTCCTGTCTGGAGAAGAGGCGGTCACCCTGGATCTTTTGCCTCTTTTAAGTGTAGTTACCGGTGAAAATCGTCTGGAAGAGGAAATGTATCTCACTTCTTTTCTCTGGGAAGAAGCCAAGCATGTGGATTTCTTTCACCGTTATCTTGATACTGTTATGACAGATTCGGGTGACCTCAGTCGTTACCATACAGAAAGTTACAGGGCCATTTTTTATGAGACTCTTCCCAAAGCCATGGCACTTCTTAAGAATGATAAATCGCCTCAAACCCAGGCCGAGGCTTCCGTGACTTACAATATAGTGGTTGAAGGGATTTTGGCGGAAACGGGTTACAATGGTTGGTACCAGATTCTTCAAGAATCAGGTCTTCTTCCAGGCATGCTGGAGGGGATCAAATTTGTACAGAGAGATGAATCCCGTCATCTTCGTTTTGGTGTCTATTTTATTTCTCGCCTGGTGGCGGAACACGGCGATTCCGTCTGGGATGCGGTGGAGAAGAAAATGGAGACCCTTCTGATGCCGGCCATCGGTGTTATCAACGAACTGTTTGATTATCAGGAAGCTAAACACGGTGAGGTAGCATTTGGATTGAAGCGGGAGGATTTTGTGGATTTTGCAGTTGTTCAATTTCAGAAGCGGATGGATCGTATTGAAAAATCCCGTGAGTTATCATTGGAAGATGTCATGTTTAAGGACTTAACAGAGGACTTTGATCCCGAACCTTTCTGA
- a CDS encoding pyridoxal-phosphate dependent enzyme, producing the protein MVRTGWRRQKQCWINTLRFITSIDEIGLMSLRPSTAEMESSLSIIREFLSITPLNIESDLSTLTETTTYVKHEYKSPVNSFKARGALTLVHSLSRSGDVTKVITASTGNHGSAMAYACQKFDLPITVVVPEGADESKVALIRKFDADLQFLGRDLDEAKNQILEWTLPKGHLFIEDGAVPEIVVGTATIGYEIAQQIDENLDVVIVPVGNGSLISGIGTALKEKNPSTRVISVQSEEAPCMTYSFHEKKPVNTDSCNTFAGGIAVRVAIPQAVDLMLDVVDDAILVSENDLKRAMGLFFNNVGVLVEGAGAAALAGALKLKDDLKGKSICLLATGCNVDSFLEQEILRDYV; encoded by the coding sequence ATGGTAAGAACCGGTTGGCGAAGGCAAAAGCAATGCTGGATAAACACACTTCGTTTTATAACATCTATCGATGAAATTGGTCTAATGAGTCTGAGACCTTCAACAGCTGAAATGGAATCTTCACTGAGCATCATCCGGGAATTTTTGTCTATAACTCCCCTGAATATAGAAAGTGACCTCAGTACACTTACGGAAACCACAACCTATGTGAAACATGAGTATAAATCACCAGTTAACTCATTCAAAGCCAGGGGGGCTTTAACACTTGTACATAGTCTTTCGCGATCCGGTGATGTGACAAAAGTGATCACCGCTTCAACGGGTAATCATGGTTCCGCCATGGCTTATGCCTGCCAGAAATTTGATTTGCCAATCACAGTGGTTGTGCCGGAAGGAGCAGATGAAAGTAAAGTTGCCTTGATCCGCAAATTTGACGCCGATCTTCAATTTTTAGGCAGAGATTTGGACGAAGCGAAAAACCAGATCTTGGAGTGGACTCTGCCCAAGGGTCATTTGTTTATTGAAGATGGGGCTGTACCAGAAATTGTGGTTGGTACCGCTACCATTGGTTACGAGATCGCGCAACAAATCGATGAAAATCTTGATGTAGTTATAGTTCCTGTGGGAAACGGCTCTCTTATTAGCGGTATTGGCACTGCTTTGAAAGAGAAGAATCCTTCCACCCGGGTCATAAGTGTGCAATCGGAAGAGGCTCCTTGTATGACCTATTCATTTCATGAAAAGAAGCCTGTCAATACAGACAGTTGCAATACCTTTGCTGGCGGTATCGCTGTTCGTGTGGCTATCCCGCAGGCGGTAGACCTTATGCTGGATGTTGTGGATGATGCCATACTGGTTTCCGAAAATGACCTCAAAAGGGCAATGGGACTCTTTTTTAACAACGTGGGCGTGTTGGTAGAAGGTGCAGGTGCCGCGGCCTTGGCAGGTGCATTAAAATTGAAGGATGATCTTAAGGGAAAATCCATTTGTTTATTGGCCACAGGCTGCAATGTGGATAGTTTTCTTGAACAGGAGATTCTCAGGGACTATGTGTAA
- a CDS encoding homoserine dehydrogenase, translated as MKYKLALIGFGTVGQGLCEILINKKTELKENHDLDWEVVAVSDLLKGSVYCPDGLNVNQLLDLVKSGTSLEEYKPKGEKAPCEFGWDAVTTIQNSNADIVCELSYTDVKTAEPALTHCKTSFKNGKHVVTSNKGPATIKYSEMKQSAEKYGVQFFIEGTVMSGTPVLNLAKGPLAGCSISAVSGILNGTTNYILTEMEAGKSYEDVLKTTQELGYAEADPAGDVEGYDAMAKVIILANVVMGADISAENVDREGITGITPEMINDAKQKNARWKLIGSVEKSNGKIAASVKPKMIPMDHPLAGVMGSTNALTFATDLLGDVTIVGAGAGKTETGFSILSDILSINNLQKRNES; from the coding sequence ATGAAATACAAACTTGCGTTAATCGGCTTCGGAACAGTAGGCCAAGGTCTTTGTGAAATTCTAATTAACAAAAAGACTGAATTAAAAGAAAACCACGATCTTGATTGGGAAGTAGTGGCAGTTTCCGACCTGTTGAAAGGATCTGTTTATTGCCCTGACGGACTGAATGTTAATCAGCTCCTCGATTTAGTAAAATCAGGTACATCACTGGAAGAGTACAAACCCAAAGGTGAAAAAGCACCATGTGAATTCGGGTGGGACGCGGTAACAACAATTCAAAATTCCAATGCTGATATAGTGTGCGAATTATCCTACACGGATGTAAAAACAGCAGAACCGGCACTTACTCATTGTAAAACATCATTTAAAAACGGCAAACATGTTGTTACGAGCAATAAAGGTCCGGCGACAATAAAATATAGTGAAATGAAGCAATCAGCTGAAAAATATGGTGTACAATTTTTCATCGAGGGGACTGTCATGTCCGGTACACCAGTACTGAACCTTGCAAAGGGACCGTTAGCTGGTTGTTCCATCTCCGCTGTGAGCGGGATTCTGAATGGAACAACAAATTATATATTAACAGAAATGGAAGCGGGGAAATCTTATGAGGATGTTCTGAAAACAACACAGGAACTTGGATATGCCGAAGCAGACCCAGCTGGAGATGTCGAAGGATATGATGCGATGGCAAAGGTCATTATTCTTGCCAATGTTGTCATGGGTGCCGACATCTCTGCCGAAAATGTGGATCGTGAAGGGATTACTGGTATCACCCCAGAAATGATCAATGATGCTAAGCAGAAAAATGCCAGATGGAAGCTTATCGGTTCTGTAGAAAAATCAAATGGCAAAATTGCGGCAAGTGTAAAACCGAAAATGATTCCGATGGATCATCCTTTAGCAGGGGTAATGGGATCGACCAACGCACTGACATTTGCTACAGACCTTTTAGGTGATGTAACTATCGTTGGAGCAGGGGCGGGGAAAACAGAAACTGGTTTTTCCATTTTATCGGACATTCTGTCTATTAATAATTTGCAAAAAAGGAATGAATCATGA
- a CDS encoding cold-shock protein, protein MKTGTVREYDQSKGFGFIESDDGDDLFVHVSGLRVDLQKQGLRQGLHVQFDVQYDVKGDRAVNVKIAD, encoded by the coding sequence ATGAAAACCGGTACAGTAAGAGAATATGATCAGTCGAAAGGATTTGGTTTCATCGAATCTGATGACGGGGACGATCTCTTCGTCCATGTCAGCGGATTGCGTGTAGATCTCCAAAAACAGGGATTGAGACAGGGCCTGCATGTTCAGTTTGATGTGCAATATGATGTGAAAGGTGATAGGGCTGTAAATGTGAAGATTGCTGACTGA